The region ggtcctcactgatgtataatgctcccccatcaccgtatatcggtcctcactgaggtataatgctcccccatcagcgtatatcggtcctcactgaggtataatgctccaccatcaccgtatatcagtcctcactgaggtataatgctcccccatcaccgtatatcggtcctcactgaggtataatgctcccccatcaccgtatatcggtcctcactgaggtataatgctcccccatcaccgtatatcggtcctcactgaggtataatgctcccccatcaccgtatatcggtcctcactgaggtataatactccaccatcagcgtatatcggtcctcactgaggtataatgctcccccatcagcgtatatctgtcctcactgaggtataatgctcccccatcagcgtatatctgtcctcactgaggtataatgctcccccatcaccgtatatcggtcctcactgaggtataatgctcccccatcaccgtatatcggtcctcactgaggtataatgctcccccatcagcgtatatcggtcctcactgaggtataatgcttcaccatcagcgtatatcggtcctcactgaggtataatgctcccccatcagcgtatatcggtcctcactgaggtataatgctcccccatcaccgtatatcggtcctcactgaagtataatgctcccccatcagcgtatatcggtcctcactgaggtataatgctcccccatccgcgtatatcggtcctcactgaggtataatgctcccccatcagcgtatatcggtcctcactgatgtataatgctcccccatcagcatatatcggtcctcactgaggtataatgctcccccatcaccgtatatcggtccccactgaggtataatgctcccccatcaccatatatcggtcctcactgaggtataatgctcccccatcaccgtatattggtcctcactgaggtataatgctcccccatcagcgtatatcgatcctcactgaggtataatgctcccccatcagcaTATATCGGTACATtgaacagtgcggtataatgctccaccatcaccgtatatcggtcctcactgaggtataatgctcccccatcagcgtatattggtcctcactgaggtataatgctcccccatcaccgtatatcggtcctcactgaggtataatgctccaccatcagcgtatatcggtcctcactgaggtataatgctccaccatcagcgtatatcggtcctcactgaggtatgatgctcccccatcaccgtatatcggtcctcactgaggtataatgctccaccatcagcgtatatcggtcctcactgaggtataatgctcccccatcagcgtatatcggtcctcactgaggtataatgctcccccatcagcgtatatcggtcctcactgaggtataatgctccaccatcaccgtatatcggtcctcactgaggtataatgctcccccatcagcgtatatcggtcctcactgaggtataatgctcccccatcagcgtatatcggtcctcactgaggtataatgctccacaatcagcgtatatcggtcctcactgaggtataatgctcccccatcagcgtatatcggtcctcactgaggtataatgctcccccatcaccgtatatcggtcctcactgaggtataatgctcccccatcaccgtatatcggtcctcactgaggtataatgctcccccatcagcgtatatcggtcctcactgaggtataatgctcccccatcaccgtatatcggtcctcactgaggtataatgctcccccatcaccgtatatcggtcctcactgaggtataatgctcccccatcagcgtatatcggtcctcactgatgtataatgctcccccatcaccgtatatcggtcctcactgaggtataatgctcccccatcaccgtatatcggtcctcactgaggtataatgctcccccatctccGTATATCGGTCCACAgtgtggtataatgctcccccatcaccgtatatcggtcctcactaaggtataatgctcccccatcaccgtatatcggtcctcactgaggtataatgcttccccatcaccgtatatcggtcctcactgaggtataatgctcccccatctccGTATATCGGTCCACAgtgtggtataatgctcccccatcaccgtatatcggtcctcactgaggtataatgctcccccatctccGTATATCGGTCCACAgtgtggtataatgctcccccatcagcgtatatcggtcctcactgaggtataatgctcccccatcaccgtatatcggtcctcactgaggtataatgctcccccatcaccgtatatcggtcctcactgaggtataatgctcccccatcaccgtatatcagtcctcactgaggtataatgctcccccatctccGTATAtcagtcctcactgaggtataatgctcccccatctccGTATATCAGTCCTCACTGagttataatgctcccccatcagtgtttattgatctgcagtgcggtataatgctcccccatcagcgtatagcggttctcactgaggtataatgctcccccatcaccgtatatcggtcctcactgaggtataatgctcccccatcagcgtATAGCGGTGCATtgaacagtgcggtataatgctcccacctctccgtttattgatctgcagtgcggtataatgctcccccaataACCAATATAGATCCATAGTGCGGTATAATTTATGGCCACATCAGTATGTAACTTTCCTTATCGCTGGCTAACGATCACCCCCATTCAGTGCCTGAGCCATACACCTAACGAACACACCCAGACAAAACACACACCAGCTAGCAGGAATTTTGTAAGGTTGGTTCTTTCCCGGCGATTGCTcggaggaggcacgatcagctgaatatacagacgctgtaaggcgggggacctgggtgagagGCAAACAGTGCTCAGCCCaggaatccctgccccgcactctgcataataccctgcggggctgggattaccaaggtgggtggccgcacaggcgccgtctgcaagcctggctgtgaggtcagacggccaaagctcactgcgcctgcaccagacagtgctacacagcgcaggcgccggatttcatgcgaaaacagcgcggagggggcggcgcccctgaagatttgagtgacggcagtgtggcgtttcaagcaggggggtgaggacctgccttcctggacaaagacaggtattttggagaagctataaaacgctttattttgggaatacatgcaccaaaaactaaaagagccactttgttagaatgcagcattactgctgcacaaggtggttcttttagtttataacggctggagggggtgacagtggccctttaagctaaaACGGactagcttcgtgccagttggtgatGTACCCTCCTCTACAGGGaaatccataattttttttttgcatggcataagcagcatacacccatgttttttttgtgtaccccaatgaagcattagcccccccccacatcaaccagagggccacacagcataacctcgctcccccagtcagaaacctccacctcacattaaccagcggaccccacaggataaatccaaagcccaccagacattccctcccccaagcgtaaatccaaatatgacgcccccccatcggatgtccaacccccacaaacccccatcggaagcGGACCCCCCCACCtagcacaaacccccagatgcggACCCCCCCACCTAGCACAAACCTCCAGATTCGGACCcctacccagcacaaacccccagattCGGACCCCCCACCTAGCACAAACCCCCAGATGaggaccccccacccagcacaaacccccagatgaggaccccccacccagcacaaacccccagatgaggacccccccacccagcacacacccccagatgaggaccccccacccagcacacacaccCAGATGAGGACCCCCCATCCAGCACACACACCCAGATGaggaccccccacccagcacacacccccttcggacgtccaaccccccaaacgtccaacccccacaaacccccttcggacgtccaacccccacaaacccccatcggacgtccaacccccacaaatccccatcggacgtccaacccccagacccccatcggacgtccaaccccccaccggacgtccaacccccacaaacccccatcggacgtccaacccccacagacccccatcggacgtccaacccccacagacCCCCATCGGACATCCAATTTCCACAAACCACCATTGGAcgaggacccccccacccagcacacacccccatcGGACGCAGACCCCCCccaacccagcacacaccccctttggacgtccaccccccacccagcctAAACCCTCATCagccccccccaaacccaacccatgagcaggtcgccccccaataaaagggatccccccgtaagcagcaggtcaccccctaaTAAAAGGGATCCATCTGTAAGCAGAAGgtcgtccccaaatcccaccacggggtCCCccaccaatagccagcagcaggtcgcctccccacatcccacgacaagcaggtcgccccccacaagcaggtcgccctcaaatctcaccacaggggtcgccccaatagcctgcagcaggtcaccccccacatgcaggtcgcctccccacatccctcATGCAGATCGCcctcaaatcccaccacaggggtcccctccaatagccagcagcaggttgcccccactaaaaggggtccaccctgtaagcagcacgtcacctccaaaccccaccacaggagtccccccaatagccagcagcaggtcacccccccacaagcaggttgccccccactaaaatgggtcacctcgaatagcatgcagcaggtcgccccaAAATCCCACAATAGACAGCAGCaagtccccccaaaatcccaccacaggggtcccccacaaaagCCAGCAGTaggcccccccaaaatcccaccacagcagtcccccacaatagccagcagcaggtgccccccaaaatcccaccacaggggtcccccacaatagccagcagcaggtgccccccaaaatcccaccacaggggtcccccacaatagccagcagtaggccccccccaaaatcccaccacaggggtcccccacaatagccagcagcaggtgccccccaaaatcccaccacaggagtcccccacaatagccagcagcaggtgccccccaaaatcccaccacaggtgccccccaaaatcccaccgcaggtgccccccacagggcctccccccaatagcgatcAGCAAGTAGCATTTCGTCCCCCTGGAGCCACTCACCTCCGTGCGCCTGCGCCATGGCGGCCACAAACTTCCCTGCTGCTTTGCAGCCTTGGTAAGAATACGCCCATGATGTGACTACGGACACGCCCCCTCTCAATAGGACAcgcccctcccgataggacacgcccctcccgataggacacgcccctgAATGACGTCACACCCGGAAGGCGCCATTCAGTGTGGCACTTACCGCTGTTTTCCGCCATGGGTCCGCGGACCGCCAACAGACCGAGGCCGCAAAGGTGACGCTATAAAGGGGGAGCTGGGGGCAACGGCAGCCGCGCAGTGCGGGGACGTCACGtttctccacttttttttttttctttttaaagggaacctgtcaccccggtttttcagtcggagataaaaataccgctacatagggcctgagctgtgctttacaaaagtgttttttttctaccctgattccccacctatgctgccgaaattacttaccaaagtcgccgttttcgcctgtcacccaggctggtctggtcagatgggcgtggtgccttcccccagatcttgcttaggtttccgttggtggcgtagtggtttgcgactgcgcaggtgacgaaaaagagTACGGTCTGCGCTATTTccctgatcggtgggggcggccatcttcctgaggccgcacgtgcgcagatggagatcgcggcggccattttcctgaagcaaagatgcgaactcggcttcaggaaaatggccgccgcgatctccatctgcgcacgtgcggcctcaggaagatggccgcccccaccgatcagggAAATAGCGCAGACCGTActctttttcgtcacctgcgcagtcgcaaaccactacgccaccaacggaaacctaagcaagatctgggggaaggcaccacgcccatctgaccagaccagcctgggtgacaggcgaaaacggcgactttggtaagtaatttcggcagcataggtggggaatcagggtagaaaaaaaacacttttgtaaagcacagctcaggccctatgtagcggtatttttatctccgactgaaaaaccggggtgacaggttccctttaaactttattTATAATGTAGTATAGATACAAAGACTTGTCCCACACTGAGTGGAGGGGCCCATTATTATCCTGGGGGTCAGTGATCAGTTCCAGCAGTGGAACCCTGACCCCCCTGTAATCTATAGACCCCTCCTCTTCCATCTGTGTCCGTTATTTAACGGATCCGTACTGGAATAATGGAGGAGTCCAGAACCGCCTCACACCCTGCACACACCTAAGACGTGCAATAAAGGAGATGCAAACTGAGCCCCGAGTGTTTTTCTCGTTTTTGAATTGATCCTTTCATTTAACAATCGATTTCtcctaatgtagagacagagaccctgattccagcgatgtgtcacttactgggctgcttggtgcagttttaatacaatcaatgttttatcagcaggagattattattagTAAACCTGCTCCGTATTTATTTTCCCTGTATAGCCCGCCactcattggcagctttctgcctatgtgcagtatacacagaaagcggccaatcgggtgtgtgcggggcttatacagggctcagcattcagagatctgcagcagagaaaccggtgttatcaaaatgacagcaagtagcccagtaagtgacacatcgctggaatcagggtctctgaccctacGTCACGTTGCTTTCAGATTTCCATTGCCCGCGTGTAATGACTTCCATGGCTGCAATATTCTGAGCTCTTTTAGGAATTTGGAGCTTTGTGTTTGTCTTCTGTTCTTATTTtgtgtttttgttctttttttccctGCAGTGCCGCTATGGACGAATGCACGAGCGAATTTATAAAACGGATGATTACGCGGATGTCTTTTGCCGAAGTCATGCCCACACTGAAAGCATGGGGGGTCTTGGCAGAACAGGACCTCCAGTCACTGACTATGCAGAATGTGAAGGAGAGTCTGGCCATGGAAGTCGTTCATCTCTGCGAGGTAACCCGGCGTTAGTGACCTGTCGGctgcagaagagaaaaaaaaattagaattaaaaaaaaaaaaataactttattcatcttttttttttttttttttacacctcgaCCCAGACTAGAAAATGTACAATGGTTCACGCGGCCGAACTGGATCTCGTGTGTAAGTGAAAGTTGTTTTGCAATCATGAAATATTAATATATGATGTTTTCCCTTTGTCTCTGACAGTGCttggatgaggtgttatctgagcatgctcaggagctAACAGAGGGTCTTCGGCAGGCTCAAAGAATATGTTTGATTCCCCGCGGATGCATGTCTCGCCACATGGAGGGATTCCCTGTTAGTTAGACAATCCCTGAATGTGTtgtcagccatgagacatgcagtgacttgagcatgctcagataacaccttagcccagcacgttcgctcatcgctaAGTCTCCAACCTGTGATTTTATGCTCTtgaaaaactacaactcccagcatacctTGGCAAGCAAAAGGTACAAGTTCGAGATTTGATTGGGGTGTAATAGATTTTCAGAATAAAGGCCCCCCCATACACACCAGACTAACGTCAGCTGGACCCATGAAGGTCTCGGCTAATAGTCTAGGAGGCCTTCAGACTCTCCTCCTGCCGCTCCTTTTGTTCTTGTCAAGAAAAGCCATTGACAGAAGAATATGGCAGCGACTCTCTCTCTCCTAGAAAACAAAGGAGCACTGGGCAGAGCGAGCCCTCCCGTGTCTGGGGGAGACGGCTGAACCGTAGTCCTATGGAACATGGACCGATACACGTGGTATACTGGATAACTCTGCTTTAGGTCTCCATTATAAGGGTCAGGTGGAAGGATTCTTCTGTCCAGCATATACTCTCGAGTTAATTGTTTGATGTGTGTTTTTTCCTCAAACAGATACCCATTCCAAGCCAAAACTGAAAATGTGGGAAGTGTTACAAATGTCCAAGCAAACAGGTAAAAATGGATACCGTCCATGTGCGATCAGGACAGTGGGATATTGCGAGATCACAGCCGACCACAAGAGAATCTTATCTATTCTACAGCTGGGCAGCCCCTTTAAATCATTGCTGTAATTGTTTAGGACCACAATGTTGGATGAAAAAAATACCTTtaacgttaaaggggttgtcaactttTCGGGCAAACCCTTTTCAATCCCCCTCTTACAATAATTCTACTCCTCTccggtgctgttccagcggtgtcggcgctCGCTTTCCAGGGGCTCGTGTCACATTGTGTCATGCAATCCCCGAGGCCAAACAGCACTGGCTTCACTCGCCTTTAGGGGAATCGTATATAGCCGGAGAAAATGAGCGAGCAGCGGCGCTTGGCGAGTGAAACCAGTGCTGTTTGCCTCAGGGATTGCATGACACAATGTTACACAAGAACCAATGCCGACCCCACTAGAACGGCATCCGAGCTGAATCTGAGTGTTATACCGATTGAGAAGGGGCAGTCGGAGGAATGGAGAACCCCTTCAAGCTAAAGCTATTTGTTTTGTTCCCTTTAACATCCTCAGATCCAGTGTCTCTGTTCCCTGATGAAATGCAATTCActactgaaaaaaaaaagtgtccatTGAATATTCGCCGTGACGAtaataatgtcttttttttttttgcagattctgaCATGAATTTTGCAGATGTCTCGAACTTCCGAGCGTCCTTCAAAAAGTTTGTCTTTTCAATTCAGAGAAATGTAAGACTTTCCATCAGTGCGTGTCATAGCATCATTATAACAATTCTTTCTAAAAAGAAGAGGTTGTCTGGTTCTATACTGTGGAAGCGAAGGTGTTTGACACCAGTGGCTAACTGGAGGGGTCTGGTCCAAGGACCCAAACCTGTACTTGCCTGGAATGTGACAGCACTAGGATGATGGCGCGTCCTAAATGCGTGGTGTGTGACGTCGTGCAATCTGCAGGTATCGTGCACATGTCCTAGTGTCATGAATGGGACCGGTGACACGTGCAGACGCGACCTCATCAGCAGCATCATGTCTGGAGGCGGGAGGGCGCAGAGACTGGAAACCCACTTTTTAAATAGACGACCCGAAAATAACATTATTGTATGGAGAAATAATTCCGTATCCTCTGGGTTTCAGCTAACCATTCACTTCAGAGAATTTGGAGACGCCTTGTGGATCCGAATAGCTTGGGGGAAAGATTACATGAAGCCTAATCAGTACCGGCCTTCCTTTATCGTATACCATGTACAGACCCCGTACGTTTTCATATCAAGCCTTACAAAAACCCAGCAGCCAGTGGTTTGTCaggtaaccatttttttttttttttaattttatttcatgaaaataagcaactttgtgatGTATCGTATCTGTTTCTTTCTCCTTCCACaatgatctttcactctcaagTCATGGGTATAATCTGTAGACACTGGAGACGGATTTTCCCATCACTGAGATGTCAGTTGGAGCTTCtaacattctatggaggagggagggGCTTGAGGCCAGCGTTCTGTATAGAACTTTGAGCagaaactgtcatctcctatctctgtGAATTAAGGAGTCTGATAATAATTAGGGGGGCAAAGAAAGGGATTTCTCCTATAAGAtatattactctgtcgcctcattgggggacacaggactatgggtgttatgctgctgtccactaggaggcgacactatgcataatctgaaaaagattaactctgcagtatacacccctggatggcggcagccttctccagtttttgtccAGAAAAAAGATGAAAACCCGCACCGCTGCCTATTGCGATCACCTACCAGCGTGCCCTACGCCGCTACACCAGTACCAATACTATCTACTCCACAAATGGGCGCttcaggtgcataaccaaaaaagtgcatgaaatccagaaaaaaagaagaaaaaaaggaggCATGCACTCACCAAGCCCTATAAAACAAattagtctttattaggacatgtgcgatatggacagggagaacatgttgaccacaggatgacagctgtttcgctatcacagcgcttccacagatcatcgggatcaaatccaccatacaagaggcctactgcCTTAAGAATTCTTGGACCATTCCTGGAccattcggcacaacaagtgtgtaaggcggccacttggactagcctacacacgtttactaaacactacagagttcatgcccagtcctcagcggacgcgagcctgggtagatgtgttctgcaggcggcggtgccccaagtgtaggggcctgtctgcacaatattcgtccattgcttcccacccagggactgctttgggacgtcccatggtcctgtgtcccccaatgaggcgacagactaAAGGAgattttattcagtcgtcatgacagcactaacgagagaggggatccgcccttgagggacaggaaacctacagagataaaagggcggcacctctctcccgcatcagttggtttcctgtccctgacaggggactctACAGAGGCCTTTAGAAGAAAGGCGAAGAAAGAAGTTttgacccaggtccgactcaccgatcctggaggcgggatggccccttccccggtgttgatcgcgacgctggaagtgccgcaccacagagggctgtggagGTAGGCAGCGGCACGGCagaagcagccttcagggggagtgctgtctcgAGCGGTGTCCCATCGCCAGGTACAGGTAAGTACTATGTGGGAGGCCCTCCTGGATTGCGAACGTCGTCGGTAATTTAGGTACTCCTCTGGTGGTGGTCCCCTTGGCGGGCACATCGCTTCGGCGACGTAAGAGACAACGGTGCCCTTGCGGTCGGCTCTGGCAGCAGCGCTAGCGTTTCCCCTCTGGCACCGGCGTTCTAGGCGGCACAGGCGCTGCGTTCGGCGTCCCGGAAGCGTCGCACCGGAGGTGACGCGTGTGAAGGGGCGGGGCTTAATGCGGTAACATGCGATGACACTCGGCGCAGTGCGGTGAAAAAACATGGCGGCGCCCGTCGGTCTCCCCTGAATAGACGGCGTGGACCTTTCGTTTGGAAGTTGCGGTGGTGCTTCCTGGCTGACAGTGTGAGTGCCATTGGTGGgggtctcggggggggggggggggaggaggggcctCCCACATGCCGTattgtaccaggcagttcaccagGATTGGCCGGCTGTCCCCCATCTGGGGGAGGTACCTTGAGGGGGCCGGCTACTTAATGATTCAGTGGTGGCTTCCTCTTGCTTCATAtccattgttacaatggagtctcaggagcaggatccgttgccttctgagcaacagtgtcaacccctggagaagccccatacagcaaacacccagcgacgttctagtggcagtagtcgtcctggaggtagaGATGATCAATCTtctaaagccggaaagtcctcaaaccggatggatattgcttcggtggagagggtccccccgcaatcttcggtaccactcagacactataggggtaagtgatcctcgtgaaagttcacttagtgatttgTGTCTCCCCTTATTTCCCTTTCTCacatcagggaaaaaagcggtcctctaagtccaagcacaaggaatgtgcagaatgtggtattcctctcccaGACGAATACGTTAAAAaactatgtggtccgtgtatccagcgtCTAATAGCGGAGGAGACACCAGATTTCGCTACTAGTCTAAGACAAATTGTTAGACAAGAGATTAGAAGTTCTTCAAGATCTCAATCTCAGAGTAGGGGGTCTAAAATAATAGACCCTGGATCCCCAAGTTCACGTGAGGACAGTGACTTAGGAGATCTAAAGTCAGAAGCTTCTCACACATCGGTATCCTCCTCGGACACTGAGTACGgacattcttgtttttcttttgaccggATAGACCGCCTCGTAAAAACAGTAAATAACACAATTGTAATTGAGCAGACGCCGCCAGAAAAATCTATGCAAGATGTCATGTTCAAaggtctggaccgtaaatcccgccgatgTTTTCCGGTGGTAGAGAAAGTTagcgccctaatttccagagaatggaaaaaaccggaaaggaaaggttctcttcctccatcctttaaACGGAAGTATCCATTCGAAGAGTCCGCATCGGcgacgtgggataaagccccgaagctcGATGCAGCGGTAGCCAAGGCTTCCAAAAAATCCTCTCTACCGTTTGAGGATCTGGGGACTTTAAAAGACCCACTGGACAggagggcagatgtgtttctcaagggagcctgggaaacttcagcaggggctcttagaccatcaattgctgccacctgcacagcacgctctatgatggtgtggttggatagcCTGGAGGATCAGCTGAAAAACAAAACCCCGAGAGACGAAAtgttatcctccctctctatgattcagggcGCTGCGGCGTATCTGGCTGATGCTTCGGCGGACTCAGTCAAGTTGGCAGCCAGGTCGGCCGCTCtttctaattcagcccgtagagcaatctggctgaaatgttggcaaggggacatgcaggccagatctaAATTATGCAACATTCCGTGCGAAGGGGCGCACTTATTCGGTCCAGTATTAGACGAATTATTGGAAAAAGCGCGGGACAGTAAGAAACGTTTTCCCTACCTTGGTAGACCCACTTACAGGCGTGGCACTAATAGGAGGTGGTTTGACCGAACAAGATCAAATAGAGATAAACCCAGATATGACGCCAataaaaagaaaggtagaggctataTGTTTAATTCCTTTcgagacaacaggaagccacaatgactggcggaccgggtaggaggcaggcttctagccttctatccggaGTGGCGCAATATctccaatagcccgtgggtcctGAATATTGTTGAAGTTGGACTAAAATTTGACTTTCAGATCATGCCTAAGGACAGATTTCTTATAACACCGATACGTTCTTCTCCCGCAGAACAGCTGGCGTTAGAGACCGAGGTCCAGGATCTCCAACAGAAAGGCGTTTTAGTGGAGGTTCCTGAAGTAcaaaggggtaaaggattctattctcccctctttttgattaaaaaaccggataatacctttcgcacaatcataaaccttaagggcctaaataggtttttgtgcatcccgtcatttaaaatggagtcggtcaaaaccgcaataaagttattgtttgacaggtgttttatggtcgtcttagatcttaaagacgcatattatcatgtccccatacacgtagaccacCAGCGTTATTTAAGAGTTGCAGTCCTTTTAGGGGAATCAGTCAAACACTTCCAATACAGAGCACTTCCCTTTGGTGTTGCAGTGGCCCCTCGCGTATTCACGAAGAtaatggtagaggttatggcac is a window of Ranitomeya variabilis isolate aRanVar5 chromosome 2, aRanVar5.hap1, whole genome shotgun sequence DNA encoding:
- the LOC143810233 gene encoding centromere protein N-B-like — protein: MGPRTANRPRPQSAAMDECTSEFIKRMITRMSFAEVMPTLKAWGVLAEQDLQSLTMQNVKESLAMEVVHLCETRKCTMVHAAELDLVYTHSKPKLKMWEVLQMSKQTDSDMNFADVSNFRASFKKFVFSIQRNLTIHFREFGDALWIRIAWGKDYMKPNQYRPSFIVYHVQTPYVFISSLTKTQQPVVCQGLLSATGYDSIEKMDLKSRCLESLKDIVFKRFSQPFQSYQSKSAPEESCMPTTVNQRADSERTKEKARVRQAMLETLGDGALPVLEYADYKLDTPFNGEAGIANQIKPFQCVVKFSGPHILESVRSLAQSGLSEARVSSLFPSIISKGKNRFNVSEKKESSSSQGVN
- the LOC143809013 gene encoding uncharacterized protein LOC143809013; protein product: MDIASVERVPPQSSGKKRSSKSKHKECAECGIPLPDEYVKKLCGPCIQRLIAEETPDFATSLRQIVRQEIRSSSRSQSQSRGSKIIDPGSPSSREDSDLGDLKSEASHTSVSSSDTEYGHSCFSFDRIDRLVKTVNNTIVIEQTPPEKSMQDVMFKGLDRKSRRCFPVVEKVSALISREWKKPERKGSLPPSFKRKYPFEESASATWDKAPKLDAAVAKASKKSSLPFEDLGTLKDPLDRRADVFLKGAWETSAGALRPSIAATCTARSMMVWLDSLEDQLKNKTPRDEMLSSLSMIQGAAAYLADASADSVKLAARSAALSNSARRAIWLKCWQGDMQARSKLCNIPCEGAHLFGPVLDELLEKARDSKKRFPYLGRPTYRRGTNRRWFDRTRSNRDKPRYDANKKKGRGYMFNSFRDNRKPQ